From a single Collibacillus ludicampi genomic region:
- a CDS encoding LacI family DNA-binding transcriptional regulator — translation MSYTIKDIARLAGVSKSTVSRVISGNGYTSKEAREKVLNAVKELQYKPNGVARAMVSQRTNNIGVIIYRQHHPIASHPFYGKILDAILMKSESLNYSVFVTTDKEMSIRSADFMLEKRVDGLILISRLSQEVIGYIDHFNVPYLMVNGTAEKDDVIQIVNNDRKGGRIAADHLYQLGHRRFLVIAGPQEHRSHHLRLQGFCERIHELGGNISAKDIYFSPTSTFDDGYKGLSIIWDHFTSEKPTAIFATNDMLALGAMQVLLQNGWKIPDDMAVMGFDNIDYSKMSYPPLTTLHVEKMKMGEDAVVLLDRLIKKENLDPLRIEYDPVLIIRESTKGV, via the coding sequence TTGAGTTACACGATAAAAGACATTGCTCGATTAGCAGGTGTTTCCAAGTCCACGGTTTCACGGGTGATCTCGGGGAATGGTTATACAAGCAAGGAAGCACGCGAAAAGGTACTGAATGCGGTTAAAGAGCTGCAATATAAACCAAATGGTGTGGCAAGAGCCATGGTTTCACAGCGAACGAACAATATCGGCGTCATTATATACCGGCAGCATCATCCGATTGCTTCACATCCTTTTTACGGAAAAATATTGGATGCCATTCTCATGAAATCGGAAAGCCTTAACTATTCCGTGTTTGTGACAACAGATAAGGAAATGTCAATAAGGTCTGCCGATTTTATGCTGGAAAAGCGAGTCGATGGGCTCATCCTCATTAGCCGTCTTAGCCAAGAAGTGATCGGCTATATCGATCATTTTAACGTACCTTATTTGATGGTAAATGGCACAGCCGAGAAGGATGATGTGATACAGATAGTCAATAATGATCGGAAAGGGGGACGAATAGCTGCTGATCATTTGTATCAATTAGGCCATCGCCGGTTCTTGGTTATTGCCGGCCCTCAGGAACACCGCAGTCACCACTTGCGGCTTCAAGGTTTTTGCGAGCGTATCCATGAGCTTGGAGGAAATATCTCGGCCAAAGATATTTATTTTTCTCCTACATCAACATTCGATGACGGGTATAAAGGATTATCAATCATTTGGGATCACTTCACCAGCGAAAAGCCAACGGCTATTTTTGCCACAAATGATATGTTAGCCTTAGGCGCCATGCAGGTACTATTACAAAATGGTTGGAAAATACCTGACGATATGGCGGTCATGGGATTCGACAACATCGACTATTCCAAAATGTCTTATCCCCCCTTAACCACGCTGCATGTTGAGAAGATGAAAATGGGAGAGGATGCGGTAGTCCTGCTGGATCGCTTAATCAAAAAAGAAAATCTCGATCCGCTGCGCATCGAATATGATCCGGTACTTATCATTCGTGAATCTACTAAAGGAGTTTAA
- a CDS encoding YidC/Oxa1 family membrane protein insertase: MHVWIQPIVSVLSLLLTFFYHIVKDWGIAIILLTLSVRCLLFPLSLRVARQQVKQAKIQEEIKQLRERYAQDPNKLMQETMKLYQGRGLKPFSMFTTFLIQTPIFMGMYSLFLTHGAAMSSVLIPWVISFSQNDAWHILPVLSGAITFVTNLIPLTSDFFVATPMNKRITMSLMIVPVFLFFMWKAPVALCLYWVTGSFWALMERGFYRTRKGKGLLNGTEGKRLIASKSHM; this comes from the coding sequence ATGCATGTGTGGATTCAACCGATCGTGTCCGTATTGTCACTCTTGCTCACCTTCTTTTACCATATCGTGAAAGATTGGGGAATCGCGATTATTCTCTTGACCCTTTCTGTTCGTTGTCTTCTCTTCCCTCTCAGTTTGCGTGTGGCGAGACAACAAGTTAAACAAGCGAAGATCCAAGAAGAAATCAAGCAACTTCGTGAACGGTATGCACAAGACCCAAACAAACTGATGCAGGAAACGATGAAACTCTATCAGGGAAGAGGCTTGAAGCCGTTCTCCATGTTTACTACGTTCTTGATCCAGACACCGATTTTCATGGGGATGTATTCACTGTTTTTGACACACGGGGCGGCGATGTCATCTGTTCTGATTCCTTGGGTGATTTCATTTTCACAGAACGATGCATGGCATATCCTTCCTGTTCTTTCGGGAGCTATTACATTCGTGACGAATCTGATCCCGTTAACGAGTGATTTTTTCGTAGCAACGCCGATGAACAAGCGCATAACGATGTCGCTTATGATCGTTCCCGTGTTTTTGTTCTTCATGTGGAAAGCTCCGGTCGCCCTATGCCTTTACTGGGTGACAGGTTCTTTTTGGGCCCTCATGGAACGCGGGTTCTATCGCACGCGAAAGGGGAAAGGCCTGTTGAATGGCACTGAGGGAAAGCGACTCATCGCTTCAAAAAGTCATATGTAA
- a CDS encoding YolD-like family protein, producing the protein MTRRAMLTERGNKLWEGSRMILPEHRAAIAEYEYKQRLLTKPTLDSDKLEEMSRKLSEALQDEKRITIHVFHPEGIERVHVLPKKIDISTRILVGLSTLGERTIRIKLDDIIDIEH; encoded by the coding sequence GTGACTCGCCGTGCAATGCTTACGGAACGTGGAAATAAACTTTGGGAAGGTTCTCGCATGATCTTGCCGGAGCATCGGGCGGCAATTGCAGAGTATGAATATAAACAACGTTTATTGACAAAGCCAACCCTCGATAGCGATAAATTAGAAGAGATGAGCCGAAAGTTGTCGGAAGCCTTGCAGGATGAGAAACGAATCACCATTCACGTCTTTCATCCAGAAGGAATTGAACGGGTACATGTACTTCCGAAGAAAATTGATATTTCGACGCGGATACTTGTCGGACTCAGTACGTTGGGAGAACGGACTATTCGGATCAAGCTAGATGACATCATTGATATTGAACACTAA
- a CDS encoding DinB/UmuC family translesion DNA polymerase has translation MSFDVEPGRFRVSFFPVSRFSHFLVEQRKAGKTVNVYVRDSDMTHGFARSFSLPTHTNITMEIFNGVLHVFRKFWYGSPVRAVGMGVTNLVDDSVMQLDLFSDKVRKRELGYTMDKIRAKYGATSLMRCASLTKAGILPERASKIGGHYA, from the coding sequence ATCTCTTTCGATGTTGAACCCGGAAGATTCCGGGTTTCTTTTTTTCCTGTCTCGCGATTCAGCCATTTCCTTGTTGAGCAGAGAAAGGCGGGAAAGACAGTAAACGTATATGTCCGAGACTCGGACATGACCCACGGATTCGCCCGCTCCTTTTCATTACCAACCCATACGAACATCACGATGGAGATTTTTAATGGGGTACTCCATGTGTTTCGAAAGTTTTGGTATGGTTCGCCCGTTCGCGCTGTAGGAATGGGGGTAACCAACTTAGTTGATGACAGTGTGATGCAATTGGATCTCTTTTCGGACAAGGTAAGAAAACGGGAGCTAGGCTATACAATGGACAAAATCCGTGCCAAGTATGGTGCTACTTCTCTTATGCGTTGTGCCTCTTTAACGAAAGCCGGCATTCTTCCGGAAAGAGCTTCGAAAATTGGTGGGCACTATGCATAA
- a CDS encoding DUF3055 domain-containing protein has translation MEQILFDHEETTRTRHVGFIKGGRRFDFTLTYSQHFLGKTIVTCLQTGRSALLDIHDIHIPDILSSKFGLNDEEARHLAGFLETPLSDRMIHTQY, from the coding sequence ATGGAACAGATCTTGTTTGATCATGAAGAAACGACCCGTACCCGCCATGTAGGGTTCATTAAAGGCGGAAGACGATTTGATTTCACCTTGACGTATTCGCAACATTTTCTCGGCAAGACGATTGTGACTTGCCTTCAGACGGGACGAAGCGCGTTATTGGACATACATGATATCCATATTCCGGATATCCTTTCATCCAAGTTCGGTTTGAATGATGAAGAAGCGCGCCATTTGGCAGGTTTCTTGGAAACACCTTTAAGCGATCGGATGATACACACACAGTACTGA